The following coding sequences are from one Humulus lupulus chromosome X, drHumLupu1.1, whole genome shotgun sequence window:
- the LOC133804668 gene encoding uncharacterized protein LOC133804668, with product MKNKDFANGRNHVSKESTKEVAVNHWGKKVRINPSDIIWVKNRGGSWWPGQVVDENLISETSKPGNRSAGEVLVRLYGTYTYLYVDPTKFISEFDTVLKQNNNSHGKIFLKALALEVACLKTGESKKHKSKSEDKSRTQHRNGDDPRKNLKRNTKSSTETKKRNSEKQNVMKKKPEKSSQSTPDATSKSTPKHDEMHSKKRKLPSTSPDTTSSAKSQELSSRRIKVMRSLGLAAPPGSPFCRNGQHFT from the exons ATGAAGAATAAAGATTTTGCAAATGGGAGAAATCATGTTAGCAAGGAAAGCACAAAGGAAGTAGCAGTTAATCACTGGGGGAAAAAGGTCAGAATTAATCCTTCAGATATAATTTGGGTCAAGAACCGTGGAGGCTCGTGGTGGCCTGGACAG GTTGTTGATGAGAATCTCATAAGTGAAACTAGTAAGCCAGGCAACAGATCAGCGGGGGAAGTTCTTGTTAGGCTTTATGGAACTTATACTTA TTTGTATGTCGATCCAACCAAATTTATTTCTGAGTTCGACACA GTACTTAAGCAGAACAACAATTCTCAtggaaaaatatttttgaaagcTTTGGCATTG GAGGTTGCTTGCTTAAAAACTGGTGAATCAAAGAAGCACAAATCCAAATCCgaag ATAAATCAAGAACCCAACACCGCAATGGAGATGATCCGAGGAAAAACCTCAAGCGAAATACCAAAAGCTCTACAGAAACTAAAAAGAGGAACAGTGAAAAACAAAACGTTATGAAGAAAAAACCTGAGAAAAGCAGTCAAAGCACCCCAGATGCCACAAGTAAGAGTACACCTAAGCATGATGAGATGCATAGCAAGAAAAGGAAGCTACCTAGTACAAGCCCT GATACAACCTCGTCTGCCAAGTCTCAAGAATTGAGTTCGCGAAGAATTAAAGTGATGCGAAGTCTTGGCCTGGCTGCTCCTCCTGGTTCTCCATTTTGCAGAAATGGACAACATTTTACATAA